Below is a window of Hyphomicrobiales bacterium DNA.
AAACGCTGACCGCCAAAGAGGCGGAGATCAAGCAAGTATAGGACACCGGTACTCCATGGCCGCAGGTTACGAGAGCTTGAGCGACGCTGTGCGGCGGCCTGAGCTGGCCGACGAGCAGCATTCCGACGCCCTGCCGCAGCGGGCGCCGCGTCATGTTGCCATCATCATGGACGGCAATGGGCGCTGGGCGCTGGGGAGGGGATTGAGTCGCAGCCAAGGCCATCGCCGCGGCGTCGAGGCGGTGCGGCGGATCGTGCGCGCCGCCCAACCGCTCGGCATCGAATATCTGTCGCTTTATGCCTTCTCCAGCGAGAACTGGTCGCGGCCGGCTGAAGAGGTGCGCGAGCTGATGGGGCTAATCAAGCGGTTCATCCGCCAGGATTTGGCCGAACTGCACGAGGCGGGCGTGCGTGTGCGGGTGATCGGCGCCCGCGACAATCTCGGCCCCGATCTGCGCAAGCTCATCGAAGACTCCGAAGCTCTGACCCGCGACAATCGCGGCATGACCCTGATCGTCGCCTTCAACTATGGCTCGAAGGACGAGATCGCGCGCGCCATGCGCCGGATCGCCGACGAGGTGCTGAGCGGCGCGGTGCGCCCGGACGAGATCACCCCCGCCTTCCTCGATGCCCATCTCGACACCGCCGGCGTCCCGGAGCCGGATCTCCTGGTGCGGACCAGCGGCGAGCAGCGGCTTTCCAACTTCATGCTGTGGCAATGCGCCTATACGGAGTTGATTTTCGTCGACGCGCTATGGCCGGATTTCACCGGCGAGACGCTGCAACAGGCCATCGACGAATATCATCGCCGCGAACGCCGTTTCGGCGGCGTCACCGCCAAATCCCGCGGCTGACGGCAGCCGGCGGGTGGCGGGTCGGGGGGGTGTTCATCGTGCCGGCCGACTCAGAACCAGACACCGTGTCCACGGACCTCTCGCTGCGGCTTGTAACGGCGCTGGTGCTCGCGCCGATCGCCATGGCCGCTGCCTGGGCCGGGTCATGGGTCTATGCCGCCCTGATCGCGGTTTCGGCCGCCATCGTGGTCGACGAGTGGCTGATGATTTGCGGCCACCGCGCAAGCCGTTGGCTCCAGGCGCTGATCCTTGTCGCGACGGGCGTGCTCGCCTATCTGGCGCTTTCGGGCAGGCCTTTGATCGCGCTTGCTTTCGTGGCGGCGGCGGCGCTGCCCATGGCGGCGCTGGGGCGGCGACTGTGGGGGTGGTTCGGGCTCGGAGTGTTTTATGCCGGCCTGCCGGCGACGGCGCTGCTTGT
It encodes the following:
- a CDS encoding isoprenyl transferase encodes the protein MAAGYESLSDAVRRPELADEQHSDALPQRAPRHVAIIMDGNGRWALGRGLSRSQGHRRGVEAVRRIVRAAQPLGIEYLSLYAFSSENWSRPAEEVRELMGLIKRFIRQDLAELHEAGVRVRVIGARDNLGPDLRKLIEDSEALTRDNRGMTLIVAFNYGSKDEIARAMRRIADEVLSGAVRPDEITPAFLDAHLDTAGVPEPDLLVRTSGEQRLSNFMLWQCAYTELIFVDALWPDFTGETLQQAIDEYHRRERRFGGVTAKSRG